One Ricinus communis isolate WT05 ecotype wild-type chromosome 2, ASM1957865v1, whole genome shotgun sequence DNA segment encodes these proteins:
- the LOC8285108 gene encoding protein LAZ1 homolog 1: MGWTGAFCSLFFLFTLVESTRSSGKVWTLHLDAESVGNISWPIFSASIFVLVALFLSMYLIFEHLAAYNQPEEQKFLIGLILMVPVYALESFLSLLDSNAAFNCEAIRDCYEAFALYCFERYLIACLGGEESTIEFMESQTVITSSMPLLEESYAYGVVEHPFPLNWFLRDWQLGPDFYYAVKVGIVQYMILKLICALLAMILEAFGVYGEGKFEWKYGYPYLAIVLNFSQTWALYCLVQFYSVIKDKLAPIKPLAKFLTFKSIVFLTWWQGVAVAFLFSMGAFRGHLAQELKTRIQDYIICIEMGIAAVVHLYVFPAVPYKRGERCVRNVAVMADYASLGSPPDPEEVQDCERYSRIKLARHDEREKRLNFPQSVRDVVLGSSEIIVDDMKYTVSHVVEPVERGIAKINRTFHQISENVKRHEERRRSSKDDNFLVPLNSWSGEFSEAHDNLLEGSVSDSGMSNSKRHPHQSKATVSRSRTGR; encoded by the exons ATGGGATGGACTGGAgctttttgttctttgttttttcttttcaccctAGTCGAGTCCACAAGGAGTTCAGGGAAAGTGTGGACATTACATCTAGATGCAGAGTCTGTTGGAAACATCAGCTGGCCAATCTTCAGTGCTAGCATATTTGTACTTGTTGCGCTTTTCCTGTCCATGTACCTCATTTTTGAGCACTTAGCAGCTTACAATCAGCCTGAG GAGCAAAAGTTTCTTATTGGACTAATTCTGATGGTTCCTGTTTATGCTCTTGAATCG TTTTTATCTTTGTTGGATTCCAATGCTGCATTTAATTGTGAAGCAATTAGGGACTGTTATGAAGCTTTTGCATTGTATTGCTTTGAGAGATATCTGATAGCCTGCTTAG GTGGGGAGGAAAGTACAATTGAGTTCATGGAAAGTCAGACTGTAATCACTTCTAGCATGCCTCTTTTGGAGGAGTCATATGCATATGGAGTTGTAGAGCATCCCTTTCCATTGAATTGGTTTCTGAGGGATTGGCAACTTGGTCCTGACTTCTATTATGCTGTGAAAGTTGGCATTGTGCAATAT ATGATATTAAAGTTGATTTGTGCACTCTTAGCAATGATTCTTGAGGCTTTTGGGGTTTATGGAGAAGGAAAATTCGAGTGGAAATATGG CTATCCCTACCTGGCGATTGTTCTTAATTTCAGTCAAACCTGGGCCCTATATTGCCTTGTGCAGTTTTATTCTGTCATTAAAGACAAGTTAGCACCGATTAAACCGTTGGCCAAGTTTCTGACTTTCAAGTCAATTGTTTTCCTTACATGGTGGCAAGGTGTTGCTGTTGCATTTCTTTTCTCCATGGGAGCCTTCAGAGGGCATTTAGCTCAGGAGCTGAAAACACGTATACAAGATTACATAATCTGTATAGAG ATGGGTATTGCAGCTGTAGTGCATCTATACGTCTTCCCTGCTGTACCATACAAGCGAGGGGAAAGATGTGTTCGTAATGTAGCTGTCATGGCCGACTATGCATCTTTAGGATCACCTCCTGATCCGGAAGAGGTCCAGGATTGTGAAAGATATAGCAGGATAAAGCTAGCTCGTCATGatgagagagaaaagagacTGAATTTCCCCCAGAGTGTTCGGGATGTGGTCCTTGGTAGCAGTGAAATT ATTGTTGATGACATGAAGTATACGGTGTCACACGTTGTGGAGCCAGTCGAAAGGGGAATCGCAAAAATAAACAGAACCTTCCATCAGATTTCGGAGAATGTGAAACGCCATGAAGAGCGAAGAAGGAGCTCTAAGGATGACAATTTTCTTGTCCCCTTGAATTCCTGGTCGGGAGAATTTTCTGAAGCTCATGATAACCTTCTAGAAGGGAGTGTCAGTGACAGCGGTATGTCTAATAGTAAGAGACATCCACATCAATCCAAAGCCACTGTATCAAGGTCAAGAACAGGCAGATAA
- the LOC8285107 gene encoding pathogen-related protein — translation MTTSAVQVDKYRSHLDGEEEKNTKWRFGGPPNYDIVNKLFEEGRTQVWPSGSLEEKVQNLVKTWEMEVFHKTCFDDYKSLDPKRYTFSLNGRKPVTLEEKRKLGGGYNTFMQTSLPVKFRAYDPDKETVDSAHVAFSTAFPRGFALEVLQVYSGPPVIVYKFRHWGYMEGPFKGHSPTGELVELFGMSIFEVDKDMKIVKVEFFLNGGELLGGLMKGAALDGTTTDVAPSCPFLKGTG, via the exons ATGACAACTTCAGCTGTTCAGGTTGACAAGTATCGTTCCCACTTGGAcggagaagaagagaagaacaCCAAATGGAGGTTTGGTGGCCCTCCAAACTATGATATTGTTAACAAACTCTTTGAAGAAGGCAGAACTCAG GTATGGCCGTCAGGTTCTCTAGAAGAAAAAGTGCAGAACCTTGTCAAGACATGGGAAATGGAAGTTTTCCACAAGACTTGCTTTGATGACTACAAATCACTTGATCCAAAGAGATATACTTTTAGTCTAAATG GAAGGAAACCAGTGACTTTGGAAGAAAAGCGCAAGCTTGGTGGAGGCTACAACACATTCATGCAGACTTCTTTACCAGTGAAGTTCAGAGCCTATGACCCTGACAAGGAAACTGTGGATTCAGCTCATGTTGCTTTTTCAACAGCTTTTCCTAGAGGTTTTGCTTTGGAAGTTCTCCAAGTTTATTCAGGGCCACCAGTGATTGTGTACAAATTCAGACATTGGGGTTATATGGAAGGCCCTTTCAAGGGTCATTCTCCTACTGGAGAACTGGTAGAACTCTTTGGGATGTCTATTTTTGAG GTGGATAAAGACATGAAAATTGTGAAGGTGGAGTTCTTTTTGAACGGTGGAGAATTGCTTGGAGGTCTCATGAAGGGTGCTGCCTTGGATGGTACAACCACAGATGTGGCTCCAAGCTGCCCTTTCTTGAAGGGCACAGGATAG
- the LOC8285106 gene encoding uncharacterized protein C57A10.07, translating to MNIYANSPKSFNAYPRGDFDLESGTIKRLRKSKKSSLNPFKMLKSLANRLQYYYKLHPLIVFIISLSLGITILVVLALYESRYRTMNSYPKLVMAKNDYPFAKLKNLVMVAGHSVYTSNSCGKVDKEDSWFLESYQRHPGQAATFITHIQEGVQIAAKDDEALLLFSGGETRKDAGPRSEAQSYWTVAESKGWFGNEESVRWRALTEEHARDSFENLLFSVCRFRELTGAYPQNITVVSYDFKKDRFAHLHRSAIDFPESRFFYSGTPASSTSKEAALKGEALVRAQFQEDPYGCRGSLWRKKLGRDPFHRSIPYPNGCPEIEGLFRYCGAALYQGSLPWV from the exons ATGAACATATATGCTAATAGTCCCAAGTCTTTTAATGCATATCCAAGAGGTGATTTTGATTTAGAATCAGGAACTATCAAAAGACTCCGGAAGTCGAAAAAATCCTCACTTAACCCCTTCAAAATGCTCAAATCTCTGGCTAACAGGCTACAATACTATTACAAGCTGCACCCACTTATTGTATTCATCATTTCCTTGTCTTTGGGCATCACTATTCTTGTTGTTCTTGCTCTGTATGAGAGCCGGTATAGAACAATGAATAGTTATCCAAAATTGGTTATGGCTAAGAATGATTACCCTTTCGCCAAGCTTAAAAATCTTGTAATGGTTGCTGGGCATTCAGTGTATACCAGTAATAGTTGTGGGAAAGTTGATAAGGAGGATTCCTGGTTTTTGGAGTCTTATCAGAGGCATCCTGGTCAGGCTGCTACTTTTATTACTCATATACAAGAGGGAGTTCAAATTGCAGCAAAGGATGATGAGGCTTTACTTTTGTTTAGTGGAGGTGAGACTCGAAAAGATGCTGGTCCTCGTAGTGAAGCACAGAGTTATTGGACTGTTGCTGAATCAAAAGGATGGTTTG GCAATGAAGAAAGTGTCAGATGGAGGGCATTGACAGAAGAACATGCAAGAGATAGCTTTGAGAATCTTCTCTTTAGTGTGTGCAGGTTCCGAGAGCTTACTGGAGCATATCCTCAAAATATAACT GTTGTTAGTTATGATTTCAAGAAAGACAGATTTGCACACCTGCATCGTTCTGCAATTGACTTTCCAGAATCGAGGTTCTTTTACTCTGGAACTCCGGCATCATCAACTTCCAAAGAAGCAGCTTTGAAAGGTGAGGCATTGGTGAGGGCCCAATTTCAAGAAGATCCATATGGATGTCGAGGTTCACTTTGGCGTAAAAAACTTGGTCGTGATCCCTTTCATCGTTCTATACCTTATCCTAATGGTTGTCCTGAAATTGAAGGCTTGTTCAGATACTGTGGAGCAGCTCTTTATCAAGGGTCCCTCCCTTGGGTTTAG
- the LOC8285105 gene encoding endoglucanase 25 → MPSSNSGVDHNPAMYVHSISGAGRLLPSASQWNSIELDFSLFPNSKTNYDSIPSRYSKSFEYELIITDRQYFKRFLYISVVIVLLVIATVLLVHFLPHQNKLHGNSKNLTLALSQALIFFDAQKSGNYPNNSPVKFRGNSGLQDGDSVPGGLVGGFYDSGNNIKFSFPVAYTITLLSWTVIEYHQKYADIGELDHVKDIIRWGSDYLLEVFVPSNSTSDPITIYSQVGSAGNGTGGDNDISCWQRPEDMSYARTVSACDGTASDLAGEIMASFSAASVVFREDNAYSGRLIRAAEFLFEVATKNDTGHIQGTNTNIETCGGQARLFYDSSGYKDELVWGGTWLFFATGNNSYLQYATDHFSAAEEEEAISEKGIFSWNNKLTANVILLTRLLYFRDMGFPFEDRLGSSSNATNLLICSYLSQGTFNRTPGGLILLSSDYAGPIQFAATASFLSKLYSDYLELQLRSGISCTSDDFSLEMLRDFARSQVNYILGDNPRKMSYMVGFGNQYPTHVHHRAASIPWDGRSYTCQEGDRWLQSKYQNPNILYGAMVAGPDPFDNFLDERDKPQFTEPSIASNAGLVAALVALHDSDGINSGIDRDGIFKHIREPSPSP, encoded by the exons atgCCAAGCTCAAATTCAGGTGTAGATCATAATCCTGCAATGTATGTTCACTCAATTTCTGGGGCAGGCAGGCTTCTTCCTTCAGCTAGCCAATGGAACTCGATAGAACTTGACTTTAGTCTTTTTCCGAACTCCAAAACTAACTATGACTCGATCCCCTCTCGGTACTCCAAATCTTTCGAATATGAACTTATTATCACCGATAGACAGTACTTCAAGCGCTTTCTTTACATTTCAGTCGTCATTGTTTTACTCGTGATAGCAACTGTCTTATTAGTACACTTCTTGCCTCACCAGAATAAGCTCCATGGGAATTCAAAGAATCTGACACTTGCACTGAGCCAAGCTCTGATTTTCTTTGATGCACAGAAAt CTGGGAATTATCCAAACAATAGTCCTGTGAAATTCAGAGGAAATTCAGGACTGCAAGATGGGGATTCTGTACCTGGTGGCCTTGTGGGTGGCTTTTATGATTCTGGCAATAATATCAAATTCAGTTTCCCTGTAGCTTATACCATTACCCTCTTGAGTTGGACTGTGATTGAGTACCATCAGAAATATGCTGATATAGGTGAACTTGATCATGTCAAGGACATTATCAGATGGGGCAGCGATTATTTGCTCGAGGTTTTCGTTCCGTCAAATTCAACTTCGGATCCCATTACAATATATTCTCAG GTTGGAAGTGCTGGCAATGGCACTGGAGGTGATAATGATATCAGTTGCTGGCAAAGACCCGAAGATATGAGCTATGCAAGAACTGTCTCAGCTTGTGATGGCACAGCTTCTGATCTAGCAGGAGAAATCATGGCATCATTTTCAGCAGCATCAGTAGTATTCAGAGAAGATAATGCTTACTCAGGACGATTAATCAGGGCAGCAGAGTTTTTGTTTGAGGTTGCAACTAAGAATGATACTGGTCATATACAAGGAACTAACACCAATATTGAGACTTGTGGAGGACAGGCAAGATTGTTTTATGATTCATCAGGCTACAAAGATGAACTAGTCTGGGGAGGAACTTGGTTATTCTTTGCTACTGGAAATAATTCTTATCTCCAATATGCTACCGATCATTTTAGCGCAGCGGAGGAAGAGGAAGCAATATCAGAGAAAGGAATTTTCTCTTGGAACAACAAGCTTACTGCTAATGTG ATTTTGCTAACTCGACTTCTATACTTTCGCGATATGGGCTTTCCCTTTGAGGATAGATTAGGATCTTCATCAAACGCAACCAATTTGCTCATCTGTTCTTATCTTTCTCAAGGAACCTTTAACAGAACACCAG GTGGCTTGATACTCTTAAGTTCTGATTATGCTGGGCCAATCCAGTTTGCTGCAACAGCTTCTTTCCTGAGTAAATTATACAGTGACTATCTTGAGCTTCAACTTAGATCAGGAATAAGTTGCACTAGTGATGATTTTTCCCTTGAAATGTTGCGAGATTTTGCCAGGTCTCAA GTAAATTACATTCTAGGAGATAACCCGAGGAAGATGAGCTACATGGTTGGCTTTGGAAACCAGTATCCAACCCATGTTCATCACAGGGCTGCATCAATCCCTTGGGACGGTCGGAGCTATACTTGTCAAGAGGGAGACAGATGGCTGCAGTCTAAATATCAAAATCCGAATATTCTTTATGGAGCCATGGTTGCAGGACCAGATCcatttgataatttcttggaCGAAAGAGACAAACCGCAGTTCACCGAACCAAGCATAGCTAGCAATGCAGGTTTAGTTGCAGCACTCGTAGCCCTTCATGATTCGGACGGCATTAATTCAGGCATAGACCGGGATGGCATCTTTAAACACATTCGTGAACCTTCTCCATCTCCTTAA
- the LOC8285103 gene encoding glycolipid transfer protein 3 → MKRRREMEKGSEIKSAIEELSVLVQLKTSNSGSNHHDAEAYIPTRPFLYLCNLVIQVLDKIGPTMAVLRQDMNQNVQRLEVQCNSDPSLYSNLVEILKKEAKEGNARKGSSSSKAFVWLTRSLDFSAALLQRLARDPGEEMEEAVEECYNITLKPWHGWISSAAFKVALKLIPDTKTIISLLKPKDEPTHKLIEDMETFLSLLVPILDEIHSILTLYRLDKLKST, encoded by the exons ATGAAGAGGAGAAGAGAAATGGAGAAAGGGTCAGAGATTAAATCTGCCATTGAAGAGCTCTCTGTGCTGGTCCAACTCAAAACTAGTAATAGTGGTAGTAATCATCATGATGCTGAAGCTTATATACCTACAAGGCCTTTCTTATATCTTTGCAATTTGGTTATTCAAGTTCTTG ATAAGATAGGTCCGACAATGGCAGTTTTGAGACAAGACATGAACCAGAATGTTCAG AGACTAGAGGTGCAATGTAATTCTGATCCATCTTTATATTCAAATCTGGTCGAAATATTGAAGAAAGAGGCTAAAGAAGGCAATGCAAGGAAGGGAAGTAGCTCTAGCAAAGCCTTTGTTTGGCTTACCAG ATCTTTGGATTTTTCAGCTGCTTTGCTGCAAAGACTAGCGAGGGATCCTGGTGAGGAAATGGAGGAAGCTGTGGAAGAGTGTTACAATATCACTTTGAAGCCATGGCATGGATGGATATCATCTGCTGCTTTTAAA GTAGCTCTTAAATTAATTCCTGATACCAAAACCATCATCAGTCTCCTGAAGCCGAAAGACGAACCCACCCACAAGCTTATAGAGGATATGGAGACCTTCCTTTCACTGCTCGTGCCTATTCTAGATGAGATTCACTCTATTCTG ACACTGTACAGGTTGGATAAGTTGAAGTCTACCTAA